From the genome of Mycobacterium kansasii ATCC 12478:
CCAGGTCGTTGTAGTCGAAGTGGGTGGCGGCGACGAGGCCGTCGTAACCGGGCCGCACGGGTTCGGCCATGCCGGCCACGTCGGGAATGTGGTGGAACACCAGTGCCCGCCGGCAGCGCCGGACGGTGCGGACTTCGAATCCGGGCCGAAACGTCGAGAACGGGTCCGGCCGCGGCGCCCACGCGTGAGCCGGCTGCGGGCTGGCGCGAACCAGGGTGTGCTGCTCGCGTGCCGGCACGCCGGGGGCGGGCGGCAGCGTTTCGAAGTGGCCCTCGTCGTAGTCGAAGACCACCTCCATCATCCACACCGTCGAGTCGATGTTCGCCTGGGTGAGATCGGTTGGGCGGTCGCCGTTTTCGTCGAGCAGCGTCGTGCGGTTGGCGTACCGTACCCGCTTGAGGTAGCGGTTGGCGCTGCGTGCCGCGTCATCGCGGTCGCCGCGGTTGCGTTCGTGCACCTGTTCGAGCGGGACCCCGGCGCCGTTCTCGGCGACGTAGTCGAACAGGATTCCGTTGCCCCTGTCGTCGCGGGTCTCGCTCACCAACCAGGAGAAGATGCGGCGCCTGTCGGCCGGGTCGCGGATGCGTGAGCGGTCGTCGCGGCCGTAGATCGTCAGCACGTTGTCTCGGGAAAACGAGCGCCAATGCACATCGCCGTCGCTGCGCCGAGTCCACCGTTCGATCCGCGCGAACAGGCCCTCCAGCCGGGGCCGGTAACGATGGATGACGTAGCCGGGGGCGCTGGCCCGGTCCTCGAAACGCGTACCGGCGTCGGTGAGCACCGGAACCAGGTCTTCGGTGTCGGCCAGGATGAACACGTCGGACTCCGCGGCGTCCCGGTATCGCGGCAGCCCGCGATCGGTGCGCCGGGTGATCGACGCGAGGCGCAGCGTCCAGCCGAAGCCGAACGGTCCGTTGCCCGAACCGCTGTCGTAGGTCAGGGTCAGGCTGGGGCCGAAGCCGTCGCGTCCGGGGCTGGCCGGAATCGGAATGGACAGGCTGCCGGTTCCGGTGACGGGATTGGCCCCGAACTTCTCACCGATGCCGCGGATCGCCCCGCCCCCCTTGGGCAGCGCCAGTGGCGCCGCCGCGGCATTGCTCTGCTCGGTCAGTGGCTGGGCCACGGTGCTTCCGATGCGGCACCAGGCACGTCGCCCGCCGGGTCGTAGGCAGCCAATGTCACTTCACCACCGCCCGAACCGAAACTGCTTGCGCCCGTTGCGTCGACCCCGCATCCGCCACTTCATCCACCAAGTCGGTGTTGGAAAAGTCGTGCCCGACCGTCACCATCGTTGCCCGCCCCTTACCGAATCAGAGCAGAAAATCCTCGGCCCGCCGGTCACCCCAGGTGACCACGTATCGCTCAGTCACGGTGGTCAGCGAAGGCGCGCATGCTGCTGACAAGGACCCGACCCGTTTCCCATGACGCGCGATCAGCGGCTGTGACCGATGTGCAACCCTCCAATCTGGCGCTGTGCCGACGAGCCTATCGCTCCGAAGCCGCACCCCGAAAGAGTCATCGGCTACCTGGATTTCGTCCATTGTGAGCGTCGCGGGTTGCGGCGGACTCCGTGCGCTGCCTGCGGGCGTCTCGGTCGACTCGGGTCGGCTTGGCGGCGTGCCGGCCGTGCCGACGGCTCGCCTGGGCCAGTCGAGCTTGGTGCGTCCCAGTCGTAACCTGTTCGGGCTCTTGGGGGTTCGCAGGTTTCGAGGACGCGGCCGGGGCGATCCACCGACGCCCGCGTCGTACAGACCAAGACCACGGGTGTCTAACCCGGCACGTTGGCGGCCATGTTCGTCATGACGATGCCGGGCACCGATTCCGGAAACCCGCAGAAGGTGACTTCCAGCAGGGCCACCGATAGGACTCGGTAGTCGCGGCCGCAGTCGCCGGGCCGGATGTGCAGCGAGTCACCGTCGACATGCCACACACTGACCAGCAGGGGGCCACTGGAACTGGTTGCGCAGTTGCTCACCGCGCCCACCAGCGACTCGAAGGCATGCCGGGCGATGCCGGGATCCCGATACACCGCGGCGCCCTCGGAGATCAGGGCGCCTTCGGGCGGGTCCTGGAAGGTGATCTTGTGAAACCCTGCGATGTCGGGCCCGAAGGTCGCCGTTTCGGCATAGATGAACCGGCATTCCCGGGGCAGGGCCTCTGCGAGGGCGTCGATGTCGACCGGATGCTTGCCGTCCATCGACGGCACGATCGTCAGGTCGTCACCGGCGCCGGTGATCGCGCGCATCCGTGCTTGGTCCAGCATCAGGGTGTCGACGTTGAGCACATCGAGCGGGTAGAGACCGAAG
Proteins encoded in this window:
- a CDS encoding sensor domain-containing protein translates to MVGSIRLLLWCCAVALTVACTRVVDGEALPPFGLYPLDVLNVDTLMLDQARMRAITGAGDDLTIVPSMDGKHPVDIDALAEALPRECRFIYAETATFGPDIAGFHKITFQDPPEGALISEGAAVYRDPGIARHAFESLVGAVSNCATSSSGPLLVSVWHVDGDSLHIRPGDCGRDYRVLSVALLEVTFCGFPESVPGIVMTNMAANVPG